One region of Duncaniella freteri genomic DNA includes:
- the pyrE gene encoding orotate phosphoribosyltransferase has translation MKHLDLILAEKLLKISAIKLQPENPFTWASGWNSPIYTDNRKTLSYPDVRNFIKVELARNILENFPEVDAIAGVATGAIAQGALVSDALGLPYVYVRAKPKDHGLENLIEGDLRPGSKVVVIEDLVSTGGSSLKAVEAIRNAGCEVAGMVAIFSYEFPVATKAFKEANVNLLTLSNYTALITAALETGFIREKDVDTLREWRKDPSVWSPGVDKADE, from the coding sequence ATGAAACATCTCGATCTTATTCTTGCCGAGAAGCTCCTAAAAATCAGTGCCATAAAGCTTCAACCCGAAAACCCTTTCACATGGGCTTCGGGATGGAATTCACCTATATACACCGATAATCGCAAGACATTATCATACCCAGATGTGCGCAACTTCATCAAAGTGGAGCTCGCACGCAACATCCTTGAGAACTTCCCTGAAGTCGATGCCATCGCAGGTGTTGCCACCGGAGCCATTGCACAAGGTGCGCTTGTCAGCGATGCTCTCGGGCTTCCGTATGTATATGTACGCGCGAAACCAAAGGACCACGGTCTTGAGAATCTCATAGAGGGTGACCTACGCCCCGGCTCAAAAGTCGTAGTTATCGAGGATCTTGTATCCACCGGAGGCAGCAGCCTAAAGGCTGTTGAAGCCATACGCAATGCCGGCTGCGAAGTGGCAGGTATGGTAGCCATATTCAGCTATGAATTCCCAGTAGCCACAAAGGCATTCAAGGAAGCCAATGTAAACCTCCTTACGCTCTCCAATTACACAGCCCTCATCACTGCCGCCCTGGAGACAGGCTTCATCCGTGAAAAGGATGTCGACACCCTGCGCGAATGGAGAAAAGACCCCTCCGTATGGAGCCCCGGAGTTGACAAGGCTGACGAATAA